The Coregonus clupeaformis isolate EN_2021a chromosome 8, ASM2061545v1, whole genome shotgun sequence genome has a segment encoding these proteins:
- the LOC121571124 gene encoding serine/threonine-protein phosphatase PP1-beta catalytic subunit-like: MAEGELDVDSLIARLLEVRGCRPGKIVQMSEAEVRGLCIKSREIFLSQPILLELEAPLKICGDIHGQYTDLLRLFEYGGFPPEANYLFLGDYVDRGKQSLETICLLLAYKIKYPENFFLLRGNHECASINRIYGFYDECKRRFNIKLWKTFTDCFNCLPIAAIVDEKIFCCHGGLSPDLQSMEQIRRIMRPTDVPDTGLLCDLLWSDPDKDVQGWGENDRGVSFTFGADVVSKFLNRHDLDLICRAHQVVEDGYEFFAKRQLVTLFSAPNYCGEFDNAGGMMSVDETLMCSFQILKPSEKKAKYQYGGMNSGRPVTPPRTVVPPKKR, from the exons tGCGGGGATGTCGCCCAGGGAAGATCGTGCAGATGTCAGAGGCTGAGGTGAGAGGCCTCTGCATCAAGTCCAGAGAGATCTTCCTCAGCCAGCCCATCCTGTTGGAACTGGAGGCTCCCCTCAAAATCTGTG GTGACATCCATGGCCAGTACACAGACCTGCTGAGGCTCTTTGAGTACGGGGGCTTCCCGCCCGAGGCCAACTACCTGTTCCTGGGGGACTACGTGGACCGAGGGAAGCAGTCCCTGGAAACCATCTGTCTACTGCTGGCTTACAAGATCAAATACCCCGAGAACTTCTTTCTCCTCCGGGGCAACCACGAGTGTGCTTCCATAAACCGCATCTATGGCTTCTATGATGAGT GTAAGCGCAGATTCAACATAAAGCTGTGGAAGACATTTACTGACTGCTTCAACTGCCTTCCCATCGCTGCCATCGTAGACGAGAAGATCTTCTGTTGCCATGGAG GCCTCTCTCCAGACCTGCAGTCTATGGAGCAGATCCGTCGCATCATGAGACCCACAGATGTCCCTGACACAG ggttGCTGTGCGACCTGCTGTGGTCGGACCCAGACAAAGACGTTCAGGGTTGGGGAGAGAACGACCGCGGGGTCTCGTTCACGTTTGGGGCTGATGTGGTCAGCAAGTTCCTCAACCGCCACGACCTGGACCTCATCTGCAGAGCCCACCAG GTGGTGGAGGATGGCTATGAGTTCTTTGCCAAGCGGCAGCTGGTGACTCTGTTCTCAGCTCCTAACTACTGTGGAGAGTTTGACAACGCCGGCGGCATGATGAGTGTTGACGAGACCCTGATGTGCTCCTTTCAG ATCCTGAAGCCGTCTGAGAAGAAGGCCAAGTACCAGTACGGAGGGATGAACTCCGGCCGACCCGTCACCCCGCCCCGCACCGTGGTCCCGCCAAAGAAACGGTGA